A single Diceros bicornis minor isolate mBicDic1 unplaced genomic scaffold, mDicBic1.mat.cur scaffold_54_ctg1, whole genome shotgun sequence DNA region contains:
- the LOC131403032 gene encoding LOW QUALITY PROTEIN: olfactory receptor 5M5-like (The sequence of the model RefSeq protein was modified relative to this genomic sequence to represent the inferred CDS: inserted 1 base in 1 codon): MLKKNYTTVTEFILLGLTDRAELRPGLFVVFLVIYLITVIGNVSMILLIRSDPKLHTPMYFFLSHFSFVDLCYATSVTPQMLVNFLSKRKTISFIGCFIQFHFFIALGITDCYMLTVMAYDRYMAICKPLLYGSXMSRCVCLSLVATPYTYGFANGLAQTILMLLLSFCGPNEINQFYCADPPLLVLACSDTHVKETAVFVVAGSNLTCSLTIILISYIFIFTAILHMRSAEGRRKAFSTCGSHLTAVIIFYGTLFCMYLRPPSEASVEQGKIVAVFYIFVSPMLNPFIYSLRNKDVKTAITKVIQKTLLNKVGILFTDM; encoded by the exons ATGTTAAAGAAAAACTACACAACAGTGACTGAGTTTATTCTCCTGGGACTGACAGATCGCGCTGAGTTGCGGCCTGGCCTCTTTGTGGTTTTCCTAGTCATCTACCTCATCACTGTGATCGGCAATGTGAGCATGATTTTGTTAATCAGAAGTGACCCAAAACTTCACACTccaatgtacttcttcctcagtcACTTCTCCTTTGTAGATCTCTGTTATGCCACCAGTGTCACTCCTCAGATGCTGGTTAATtttttatccaaaagaaaaacCATTTCCTTCATTGGTTGCTTTATACAATTCCACTTTTTCATTGCCCTGGGGATCACAGATTGTTATATGCTCACAGTGATGGCTTATGATCGCTACATGGCCATCTGTAAACCCTTGCTGTATGGTA AAATGTCCAGATGCGTTTGCCTCTCTCTTGTTGCTACTCCTTACACTTATGGCTTTGCAAATGGTCTGGCACAGACCATCCTGAtgcttcttctctccttctgtggACCCAATGAAATCAACCAATTTTACTGTGCGGACCCTCCTCTCCTAGTCCTTGCCTGCTCAGATACTCATGTCAAAGAAACTGCCGTGTTTGTAGTGGCTGGCTCCAACCTTACCTGTTCTCTCACCATCATCCTCATCTCCTACATTTTCATCTTCACAGCTATTCTGCATATGCGCTCTGCTGAGGGGAGACGcaaggccttctccacctgtgggTCCCATCTGACGGCTGTCATCATCTTTTACGGGACATTGTTCTGCATGTATCTGAGGCCCCCTTCTGAGGCATCTGTGGAACAGGGGAAAATTGTAGCTGTTTTTTATATCTTCGTGAGTCCTATGTTAAACCCTTTTATCTATAGCTTGCGGAACAAAGATGTTAAAACAGCAATCACGAAAGTGATCCAAAAGACATTGCTAAATAAAGTAGGCATTTTGTTCACAGATATGTAA